A region of Sparus aurata chromosome 8, fSpaAur1.1, whole genome shotgun sequence DNA encodes the following proteins:
- the hyal4 gene encoding hyaluronidase-4: MPVVPVGGASSSQHVVPVALTCSWLLLVFHAAFGQKPARLPLIGRKPFIAAWNAPLDMCTIKYNVTTNIDRLFHFHGSPRADWTGQNVTIFYANRLGYYPHYTPQGVAVHGGLPQNCSLDQHLFKAYQDINHFIPAEDFRGLAVIDWEFWRPQWSRNWHKKDIYRRKSKELTSKAYLNVTEAQVEELARRRFEKSAKAFMQRTIQLGIRLRPNTLWGFYLYPDCHNYNLHEQNYTGFCPLLERMRNDELLWLWNSSTVLYPSVAIRKSHTNSISNLHFSQHRIRESLRVASQTSREYDLPTYVYLRLGYRDDPLAFLTAKDLIHTIGESAALGAAGFVIWGDLNLTSSRYNCSKVKAFLKHRLGQYITNVTRAAEVCSEHLCQGNGRCVRRDPLAPHYLHLSTKSYRIRLSVDGGFTVTGWHSQHDLQLLTERFRCHCYEGHEGERCDSINKVKEDDEPLIEVDDDEEKKRRLWENEQRERLEGRESLAPLTRCSLQLMLLMLLLNLLLVKIV, translated from the exons ATGCCTGTGGTGCCAGTGGGCGGGGCATCCTCCTCCCAACATGTCGTACCTGTCGCCCTCACCTGCTCCTGGCTTCTTCTGGTCTTCCACGCCGCCTTTGGTCAGAAACCTGCCAGGCTGCCCTTAATTGGCCGGAAGCCGTTCATCGCTGCCTGGAACGCCCCGCTGGACATGTGCACCATCAAGTACAATGTCACCACCAACATCGATCGCCTGTTCCACTTCCACGGGAGCCCACGCGCCGACTGGACGGGTCAGAACGTCACCATCTTCTACGCCAACCGGCTGGGCTACTACCCCCACTACACGCCGCAGGGTGTCGCTGTGCACGGCGGCCTGCCGCAGAACTGCAGCCTGGACCAGCACCTGTTCAAAGCCTACCAGGACATCAACCACTTCATCCCTGCAGAGGACTTCCGTGGCCTGGCCGTCATTGACTGGGAGTTCTGGCGGCCTCAGTGGAGCCGTAACTGGCACAAGAAGGACATCTACCGGCGCAAGTCCAAGGAGCTGACCTCCAAGGCGTACCTCAACGTGACGGAGGcgcaggtggaggagctggcaCGCCGCCGCTTTGAGAAGAGCGCCAAGGCGTTCATGCAGAGGACTATCCAGCTCGGGATACGCCTACGCCCAAACACCCTCTGGGGTTTCTACCTCTACCCTGACTGCCACAATTACAACCTTCATGAGCAGAACTACACGGGcttctgccctctgctggagaGGATGAGGAACGACGAGCTGCTGTGGCTGTGGAACAGCAGCACGGTGCTCTACCCGTCGGTGGCCATCAGGAAAAGTCACACCAACAGCATCAGCAACCTGCACTTCTCCCAGCACAGAATCCGAGAGTCGCTCCGCGTCGCCTCGCAGACCTCCAGGGAGTACGACCTCCCCACCTACGTGTACCTGAGGCTGGGCTACCGAGATGATCCACTGGCCTTCCTCACTGCG aAAGACTTGATCCACACCATCGGAGAGAGCGCTGCCCTGGGAGCTGCAGGCTTCGTCATCTGGGGAGACCTGAACCTCACCTCATCCAGG TACAACTGCTCCAAGGTGAAGGCCTTCCTGAAACACCGCCTGGGCCAGTACATCACCAACGTAACGCGAGCCGCTGAGGTCTGCAGCGAGCACCTGTGCCAGGGGAACGGTCGCTGCGTCCGCCGGGACCCCCTGGCCCCCCATTACCTCCACCTGAGCACCAAAAGCTACCGCATCCGGCTCTCCGTCGATGGGGGCTTTACCGTCACTGGGTGGCACTCGCAGCACGATCTGCAGCTGCTGACCGAGAGGTTTCGCTGCCACTGCTACGAAGGCCACGAGGGCGAACGCTGCGACAGCATCAACAAGGTGAAGGAGGACGACGAGCCGTTGATTGAAGTAGACGACgatgaggagaaaaagaggaggtTGTGGGAGAACGAACAGCGTGAACGGTTGGAGGGACGGGAGAGTTTGGCACCGCTGACCAGGTGCAGCCTTCAGCTGATGTTGTTGATGCTCCTGTTGAACTTATTGTTAGTAAAGATCGTATGA